Part of the Litorilinea aerophila genome is shown below.
TGAAGAGCAGCGCGAAGACAATGCCGCGGGAGACGCTCATGCCAGCATAGCGGGCCACCGTCTGGCTGGCGCCAATGGCCCGGATGCGGAAGCCCAGGGGGGTCTTCCAGAGGAGCAAGTAGACCAGGGGCACCAGCGCCAGCGCGATGAGAAAACCCACGTGGATGCGGGTGTCCCCCAGGGTGGGCAAACGCACCGACCGGGCCAGTTGGGCGCTCTGGGGCAGGAAGCTCTCCGGATCTTTCAACGGCACCCGCACCAGGTAGAGCAACCAGTACTCGGCGATGTAGTTGAGCATCAAGGTGGAGATGATCTCGTTGATCTGAAAACGCAGCTTGAGGAAGGCAGCCACCGCAGCCCAAAGCGCACCGCCCACCAGACCCGCCAGCAACATCAGCGGAATCACCAGCGCCGGCGGCAGGGTAGCCTGCAGACCCAGGCCCACCACCGCGCCGGCCAGGGCCCCCATCAGATACTGCCCCTCCCCGCCGATGTTCCAGACCTGGCCCCGAAAGGCCACGGTCAACCCCAGGCCCATCAACAGCAAAGGCGTCGTCTTGAGCACCGTCTCCATCAGGGCCCGTCGGCCGCCAAAGGCGCCCTGAAACATGGCCAGATAGGCCGCCACGGGATCGGCGCCGGAGAGAAGGATGAGGACCGCGCCAGCCAGCAACCCCAGGAACACACCCGCCAGGGCTGCCAACAACGGCGCGATCTGGCGCAGCCAGCCGGCCCGCCGACGGGACGCAAGGACGCCGGTCGCGCCCGCTTCCGCCGGGGCCGTGACCGAAGATGGAGAAACCGAATCGCTCACGGCTGTCCCCCCTGCACATGGCCCCCCTGCACCGGATGTTGGGGCGTGCCCGCCATCATCAGGCCCAGGGCTTCCACGTCCACCTCTTCTGCCGGACACTCTCCCACGATCCGCCCCTCGTAGAGCACCACGATGCGGTCGCTCAGGGCCAGGATCTCGTCCAGCTCGGTGGAGATGAGTAAAATAGCCATGCCCTCATCCCGCCGACGCACCAGCTCCCGGTGCACATACTCGATCGCGCCCACGTCCACCCCGCGGGTGGGCTGGGCCACCAGCAGCACCCGGGGGCCGTGGGCGATCTCCCGGGCCAGGACCACCTTTTGGGCATTGCCGCCGGAGAGGGTGGCCACCCGGACATCCACCGACGGCGTGCGTACGTCAAAGGCCTGGACCAGCCGGCGGGCGTGGGCGCGCAGGGCCCCCATGTCCAGCAGCCCCCGGCGGGTGAAGGGCGGCCGGTCTACGGTGACCAGGGCCAGGTTCTCGGCCACGCTGAAATCCCGCAGCAGCCCCGTCCGGTATCGGTCCGAGGGGACGTGCCCCAGACCAGCGTCGAAGATGGCCCGAGGCGTGCGGTTGGTCACATCCTGGCCGCAGAGCTCGATACGCCCGGACGAGACCGTCCGCAGCCCCCGCAGGGCCTCCTCCAGCTCCCGCTGGCCATTGCCCTCCACCCCGGCCACCCCCACGATCTCGCCAGCGCGCACGGTCAGGTTCACCCCCCGAAGGGCAGGCAGCCCCCGGTCGTCCTCCGCGTGGAGGTCCTGGATGCGCAGGAGCACTTCGCCAGGTTTGGCGGGCTGTTTGTCCACCCGTAGCATCACCTCCCGGCCCACCATCATGCGGCTCAGGGCCTGGGCCGTGGCCTGGGCGGCCGGCACCACGTCCACCAGCCGTCCGTCCCGCATGACCGCGATGCGGTCGCAGATCTCCATCACTTCCCGCAGCTTGTGACTGATGAAAATGATGGAACGCCCGTCCGCGGCCAGGCTGCGCAGGATGGCCAGCAGCTCGTCCACCTCCTGGGGTGTGAGCACCGCGGTGGGCTCGTCCAGGATGAGGATTTCAGCACCCCGGTAGAGGGCTTTGAGGATCTCCACCCGCTGCTCCTGGCCCACCGAGAGCTGCCAGACCGGCGCGTGGGGATCCACCTGCAGCCCGTACTGGGCCGAAAGCTCCAGGATCCGTTGGGCCACGGCCCGGCGGTCAGCCAGGAGGGGAGCCCGGGGCGAAGGCTGCCCCAGCATCAGGTTTTCGGCCACGGTGAAGGTGGGCACCAGCATGAAGTGCTGGTGGACCATGCCCAGGCCGTGGGCGATGGCGTCATGGGGCGATCGAAAGTGGACCGGGCGGCCCCGCAGGCGGATCTCTCCCTCGTCCGGCCGGTAGAGGCCGTAGAGGATGTTCATGAGGGTGGTCTTGCCGGCGCCATTTTCGCCCAATAGCCCCAGGATCTCCCCCTGCTTCAGCGCCAGGCTGACCCGGTCGTTGGCCAGCACGC
Proteins encoded:
- a CDS encoding ABC transporter permease; amino-acid sequence: MSDSVSPSSVTAPAEAGATGVLASRRRAGWLRQIAPLLAALAGVFLGLLAGAVLILLSGADPVAAYLAMFQGAFGGRRALMETVLKTTPLLLMGLGLTVAFRGQVWNIGGEGQYLMGALAGAVVGLGLQATLPPALVIPLMLLAGLVGGALWAAVAAFLKLRFQINEIISTLMLNYIAEYWLLYLVRVPLKDPESFLPQSAQLARSVRLPTLGDTRIHVGFLIALALVPLVYLLLWKTPLGFRIRAIGASQTVARYAGMSVSRGIVFALLFSGALAGLTGIMEVSALHTRLKAGILGGYGFSGILVALLGRLHPVGVLVAALFFAALTIGAQTMHSVYGLPMALAQVIQGLVVLFVLAADALARRWMMTR
- a CDS encoding ABC transporter ATP-binding protein; this translates as MKSAPIVELHNITKRFPGGVLANDRVSLALKQGEILGLLGENGAGKTTLMNILYGLYRPDEGEIRLRGRPVHFRSPHDAIAHGLGMVHQHFMLVPTFTVAENLMLGQPSPRAPLLADRRAVAQRILELSAQYGLQVDPHAPVWQLSVGQEQRVEILKALYRGAEILILDEPTAVLTPQEVDELLAILRSLAADGRSIIFISHKLREVMEICDRIAVMRDGRLVDVVPAAQATAQALSRMMVGREVMLRVDKQPAKPGEVLLRIQDLHAEDDRGLPALRGVNLTVRAGEIVGVAGVEGNGQRELEEALRGLRTVSSGRIELCGQDVTNRTPRAIFDAGLGHVPSDRYRTGLLRDFSVAENLALVTVDRPPFTRRGLLDMGALRAHARRLVQAFDVRTPSVDVRVATLSGGNAQKVVLAREIAHGPRVLLVAQPTRGVDVGAIEYVHRELVRRRDEGMAILLISTELDEILALSDRIVVLYEGRIVGECPAEEVDVEALGLMMAGTPQHPVQGGHVQGGQP